The following proteins come from a genomic window of Gimesia chilikensis:
- a CDS encoding PmoA family protein → MNHALRLASFLILTASLVVCHIETVSAENGSLGTISIRAGKTPLQNQPVSVDLSDSQAMTQPVHLIDPASQEKIPVQIETRDGQPSRLWLIYPGTLAAGETKTLDLKTGAVPAAREVTIKDTGKAYQIMIGQHEVLAYNYKHVPAPKDLHPLYGRSAHIHPIVTPGGKVVSDEFPPDHAHQSGQFLAYTKCIFEGRPTNFWEIKSNKGRVRFHKLLSKQSGPVFGELQVEQEFVDLTGTAEKVALKEIWTIRVWNQLEANPEYWMYDITSNARCASDSPLLLPEYHYGGMAIRGGRGWTKENCRFLTSNGKTRENGNHDRSRWCDISGRQTADESFSGFTILSHPQNFRFPEPVRIHPSMPYMVFTPSVLGDWKIEPGTPNISRYRFLVHDGPALSNTDQLWNSYAHPPQVAWKLAAPTETEK, encoded by the coding sequence ATGAACCATGCCCTACGCCTCGCAAGTTTTCTGATTCTGACCGCCAGTCTCGTGGTCTGTCACATTGAAACGGTTTCTGCAGAGAATGGTTCACTCGGCACGATCAGCATCAGAGCCGGGAAGACTCCGCTGCAAAATCAACCGGTGAGCGTGGACCTGTCTGATTCCCAAGCGATGACTCAGCCGGTGCATCTGATCGATCCCGCTTCGCAGGAAAAGATTCCGGTTCAGATCGAAACCCGGGACGGGCAGCCGAGCCGACTCTGGTTGATTTATCCCGGCACACTGGCAGCCGGTGAGACAAAAACGCTGGATCTGAAAACGGGAGCGGTACCTGCGGCCCGCGAAGTGACGATCAAAGATACCGGCAAGGCCTACCAGATCATGATTGGTCAGCATGAGGTACTGGCCTACAACTACAAGCACGTTCCCGCGCCGAAAGACCTGCATCCGCTGTATGGCCGCAGTGCTCATATTCATCCGATCGTGACCCCAGGTGGCAAAGTCGTCTCGGATGAATTCCCTCCCGACCACGCTCACCAGAGTGGACAGTTTCTGGCGTATACCAAATGTATTTTTGAGGGACGCCCTACCAATTTCTGGGAGATCAAGAGTAATAAGGGGCGTGTACGGTTTCATAAACTGCTGTCAAAACAGTCAGGTCCGGTGTTCGGTGAATTACAGGTCGAACAGGAATTTGTCGACCTGACAGGAACTGCTGAAAAAGTCGCTTTGAAAGAGATCTGGACCATTCGTGTCTGGAATCAGCTGGAAGCGAATCCGGAATACTGGATGTACGACATCACCTCCAATGCACGCTGTGCATCTGACAGCCCGTTGCTCCTACCCGAATACCATTATGGCGGCATGGCGATCCGCGGTGGTCGGGGCTGGACGAAAGAGAACTGCCGTTTCCTGACATCGAATGGAAAAACCCGCGAAAACGGCAATCACGACCGCTCCCGGTGGTGTGATATTTCCGGACGGCAAACAGCCGATGAATCCTTCAGTGGCTTTACGATTTTAAGTCACCCACAGAACTTTCGCTTCCCGGAGCCGGTTCGCATTCATCCCTCGATGCCTTACATGGTTTTTACCCCCAGTGTGCTCGGCGACTGGAAAATAGAACCGGGGACGCCTAATATCAGTCGCTACCGATTTCTGGTTCACGATGGTCCGGCGCTCTCAAACACTGACCAACTCTGGAACAGCTATGCCCACCCACCCCAAGTCGCATGGAAACTGGCTGCTCCTACCGAAACTGAAAAATGA
- a CDS encoding amidohydrolase family protein produces the protein MPTHPKSHGNWLLLPKLKNESNTMIWDLHCHLSGVDGKTVDERIAQLMVYADRMGVERLVFFMGWPFLIDPTPKQFREQNDQVMQAISHWHDRAFGFVYLNAKYVDESLEELDRCVKNGPMIGVKLWVAARCNDPAIDPIIKRAGELKALIYQHTWFKTGGNLTGESTPSDLALMAARHPEIPIIAGHTGGDWELGLRAIQNSPNLYAGIGGSDPTAGMTEMAVRTLGAERVLYGSDIGGRSFSSQLAKVQGADIPEVSKRLILGGNLKRLLTPILNEKGIKV, from the coding sequence ATGCCCACCCACCCCAAGTCGCATGGAAACTGGCTGCTCCTACCGAAACTGAAAAATGAAAGTAACACAATGATCTGGGACCTGCACTGCCACCTCTCCGGGGTGGATGGAAAAACAGTCGATGAACGTATCGCCCAGTTGATGGTCTATGCTGACCGGATGGGCGTAGAACGCCTGGTCTTTTTTATGGGCTGGCCCTTTCTGATCGATCCGACGCCGAAACAGTTCCGTGAGCAGAACGATCAGGTCATGCAAGCCATCAGCCACTGGCACGATCGGGCGTTTGGCTTCGTCTATCTGAACGCCAAGTATGTGGATGAAAGTCTGGAAGAACTGGACCGCTGCGTGAAAAATGGTCCGATGATCGGTGTTAAGTTGTGGGTCGCTGCCCGCTGCAATGATCCTGCCATCGATCCGATTATCAAACGCGCGGGGGAACTCAAGGCCCTGATCTATCAGCATACCTGGTTTAAGACCGGTGGGAACCTGACAGGCGAATCAACGCCCAGCGACCTGGCCCTGATGGCAGCCCGACATCCCGAGATCCCCATCATCGCCGGGCACACAGGCGGCGACTGGGAACTGGGTCTACGGGCGATTCAGAACAGCCCGAATCTCTACGCGGGAATTGGTGGCTCCGATCCGACCGCTGGCATGACGGAGATGGCTGTCCGCACTTTGGGAGCGGAACGCGTGCTGTATGGCAGCGATATCGGCGGCCGCAGTTTTTCATCTCAACTGGCAAAGGTTCAGGGAGCTGATATTCCCGAAGTGTCTAAACGACTGATTCTGGGTGGTAACCTCAAGCGACTGTTGACCCCCATTTTGAATGAAAAGGGGATCAAAGTATGA
- a CDS encoding amidohydrolase family protein yields the protein MIYDVNVYLSQWPFRRLPNDDTASLVRKLKQNQIQQALAGSFDGLLHKDLMSVNQRLVTECQTKGEGILVPVGSINPRLPGWEADVIACHEKWKMPGIRLHPNYHEYELSDPAVKKLFAQAAERGLFIQIAMRMEDDRTHHPLVRVPDVNFEALPGLMKQHEQLQVTILNGMKSLRGAKLTRLTENPNLTIEIAMLEEVGGIEKLMKQVPYQQILFGSYYPFFYLESSLNKLRESQLGQEIETIIIWENAQERFVPKQS from the coding sequence ATGATTTATGACGTCAACGTTTATCTCTCACAGTGGCCGTTCCGCCGTCTGCCCAATGATGATACTGCTTCCCTGGTCAGAAAACTCAAACAGAATCAGATTCAGCAGGCCCTGGCCGGCAGTTTCGATGGGCTGCTCCACAAAGATCTGATGTCGGTGAATCAAAGGCTGGTTACAGAGTGTCAGACTAAAGGGGAAGGCATTCTGGTTCCCGTCGGCAGCATTAATCCGCGTCTCCCAGGCTGGGAAGCGGATGTCATCGCCTGTCACGAAAAGTGGAAGATGCCCGGCATCCGGCTGCATCCGAATTATCACGAATACGAACTCAGTGATCCTGCCGTGAAGAAGCTGTTTGCCCAGGCAGCCGAGCGTGGACTGTTCATCCAGATTGCCATGCGGATGGAAGACGATCGGACACATCATCCGCTGGTGCGCGTGCCCGATGTGAATTTTGAAGCCTTGCCGGGCCTGATGAAACAGCATGAACAGCTGCAAGTCACCATCTTGAATGGAATGAAGTCACTGCGAGGAGCGAAGCTGACCCGCTTGACGGAAAACCCGAATCTGACGATCGAGATCGCGATGCTGGAAGAAGTGGGCGGGATCGAGAAGCTGATGAAACAGGTTCCGTATCAGCAGATTCTGTTTGGTTCTTACTATCCATTTTTCTATCTGGAATCGAGCCTGAATAAACTGAGGGAATCTCAGTTGGGTCAGGAAATCGAAACCATAATTATCTGGGAGAATGCACAGGAGCGTTTTGTGCCGAAGCAATCATAA
- a CDS encoding translocase: MSISSHSYHWMKTGFRPAKSRLSRWRAQANQIIKRGEALKTVTDDELERYSLELRWRAKSGEPLKRIMPEAYALVRESAWRTLKMAHFPVQLMGGIALFEGGIAEMQTGEGKTLTAVLPAYLRALMGKGCHVVTVNDYLAKRDSELMGPVFNKLGLSVGCITSDMEDEDRRIAYGLDVTYGTANEMGFDFLRDRIRIGASAPGQLEQAISNHKSSGKEPLVQRGNYFALIDEADSVLIDEARTPLIIGLIQPNDAASVNLFRWSNRATHQLESEVDYVYEPKKRSAYLTDQGCRKVLLMPKPSLLDSIDTERIYKQVEQSLIARFGFLKDRDYVVVNDEVVIVDESTGRMMEGRKWQDGLHQSIEAQEHVPITAATGQAARITVQSFFQNYAHLAGMTGTAALAEREIRKTYKVSVTSIPTHRPCLRKGSPPRVFKTLQAKRMAVVEEIERLRQKRCSILVGTPSVEASEELGDLLAMKAIPHQILNAKYHEQEAEIVKKAGEPARVTIATNMAGRGTDILLKDIVRENGGLHVIATEMHTSARIDRQLIGRSARQGDPGHYQFFLSLEDELLRCLELNQLNQIIRSAKADERGELSPGWISFFKKTQDFLEKLHRKQRRDMLKQEKFRIEMFHKMGLDPYLEWTE; this comes from the coding sequence TTGAGCATCTCTTCGCACAGCTATCATTGGATGAAAACCGGATTTCGCCCTGCTAAATCCCGGCTCTCCCGCTGGCGCGCCCAGGCTAATCAGATTATTAAGCGTGGGGAAGCGTTGAAGACAGTGACTGATGACGAGCTCGAACGCTATTCTCTGGAATTGCGCTGGCGCGCCAAGTCGGGTGAGCCACTCAAGAGAATCATGCCCGAGGCGTATGCCCTGGTACGGGAATCGGCCTGGCGAACCCTGAAAATGGCCCATTTCCCTGTACAGCTAATGGGGGGAATCGCGCTCTTTGAAGGGGGCATCGCCGAGATGCAGACCGGGGAAGGAAAAACGCTGACAGCAGTGCTCCCCGCTTATTTGCGAGCGCTAATGGGCAAGGGCTGTCATGTGGTGACCGTCAACGATTACCTGGCGAAACGTGACTCAGAGCTGATGGGACCTGTTTTCAATAAACTCGGATTATCCGTTGGTTGTATCACCTCTGATATGGAAGACGAAGATCGACGCATTGCCTACGGTCTCGATGTCACCTACGGCACCGCCAATGAAATGGGCTTTGACTTTCTCAGGGATCGCATTCGCATTGGAGCCAGTGCCCCGGGGCAGTTAGAGCAGGCCATTTCTAATCACAAATCTTCGGGCAAGGAACCACTGGTTCAGCGGGGAAATTACTTCGCCCTGATTGACGAAGCAGACAGTGTGCTGATCGATGAAGCCCGGACACCGCTGATTATCGGTCTGATTCAGCCCAACGATGCGGCTTCCGTAAACCTCTTCCGCTGGAGCAACCGGGCCACGCATCAACTGGAATCTGAAGTCGATTACGTTTACGAGCCCAAAAAACGGTCTGCTTATCTGACTGATCAGGGTTGTCGCAAAGTATTGCTGATGCCCAAGCCTTCGCTGCTGGATTCGATCGACACCGAACGCATCTACAAACAGGTCGAACAGTCGCTGATCGCCCGCTTCGGCTTTCTGAAAGATCGCGATTACGTGGTCGTGAATGATGAAGTGGTCATCGTCGATGAATCTACGGGCCGTATGATGGAAGGCCGTAAATGGCAGGACGGGTTGCATCAGTCCATCGAAGCTCAGGAACATGTTCCAATTACCGCAGCCACAGGTCAGGCAGCGCGGATTACTGTGCAGAGCTTCTTCCAGAACTACGCCCACCTGGCTGGGATGACTGGAACCGCAGCCCTGGCAGAACGGGAGATTCGAAAAACCTACAAAGTCTCAGTGACATCGATCCCCACCCATCGCCCCTGTCTGCGGAAAGGAAGTCCTCCCCGCGTCTTCAAAACACTGCAGGCCAAGCGGATGGCGGTGGTCGAAGAAATCGAACGACTGCGTCAAAAACGTTGTTCCATTCTGGTCGGAACCCCCTCGGTGGAAGCCTCCGAAGAACTGGGAGATCTGCTGGCGATGAAGGCGATTCCGCATCAGATTCTGAATGCCAAGTATCACGAACAGGAAGCTGAGATCGTCAAAAAAGCGGGCGAACCTGCCCGCGTGACGATCGCCACCAACATGGCCGGGCGGGGGACCGACATCCTGCTCAAAGATATCGTTCGCGAAAATGGCGGTCTGCATGTGATCGCTACGGAAATGCATACCTCGGCCCGTATCGACCGTCAGTTAATCGGTCGTTCTGCTCGTCAAGGTGACCCTGGGCATTATCAGTTCTTCCTCTCTCTCGAGGATGAACTGCTCCGCTGTCTGGAATTGAACCAGCTGAATCAGATCATCCGTTCTGCGAAAGCCGATGAACGAGGCGAACTGTCACCCGGCTGGATTTCGTTTTTCAAGAAGACGCAGGACTTCCTCGAAAAGCTGCATCGCAAACAGCGGCGTGATATGCTCAAGCAGGAAAAGTTCCGTATCGAGATGTTTCATAAAATGGGCCTTGATCCCTACCTGGAATGGACCGAGTAA